A stretch of the Argentina anserina chromosome 6, drPotAnse1.1, whole genome shotgun sequence genome encodes the following:
- the LOC126796737 gene encoding LRR receptor-like serine/threonine-protein kinase EFR, translated as MNAGGLESAALLAFGNESDHLALLDFKRRITEDPLGIMSSWNKSINFCSWICVTCNDSNKRVIILNLDAQQLVGSIPPSMGNLTNLTGINLRNNSFHGELPQEMGCLNNLTGRIPYWIGNWSSMYGLSLGSNSLQGSIPDELGCLKGLGLLILDDNNLSGMVPSSIYNISSIYTFSVAVNQLHGELLQILQLLDFGDNGFTGKLPERFGNLRGLIRLNFGINRLGSGKAGDLNFLNSLANCTSLESLGVSLNRFGGELPASMANLSTQLKFLILGSNLIHGGIPMGLGNLVNLTALGLEVNFLTGYVPEEIGKLRNLGEVVAIKSLAISLTMSNNSLTGSLPSEVGNEFSGEIPQSLETLRGLEELDISCNNLSGQLPEFVGGFRSLKLLNLSHKDFEGELPKEGIFSNATGKRPTDDMFKDDLSIHQFAAMASLHHVMDIADHSLLLEGNDKDDVNIFDNDIQERPIIRYQDRSQVNIKGLEECLVSVIQIGLLSSALLPRERMLMDITANKMKAIRDFISIEEAAAASNQVEDM; from the exons ATGAACGCAGGTGGTCTTGAATCTGCAGCACTGCTGGCTTTTGGAAATGAATCTGATCACCTAGCATTACTGGACTTCAAGAGGAGAATTACTGAAGACCCTCTTGGCATCATGAGCTCATGGAATAAATCCATAAACTTCTGCAGTTGGATTTGCGTTACATGCAACGATTCCAACAAAAGGGTCATCATTTTGAACCTGGATGCTCAACAACTGGTAGGCTCTATACCACCTTCTATGGGAAATCTTACTAATCTTACTGGTATCAACCTGAGAAACAACAGCTTTCATGGTGAACTTCCACAAGAAATGGGGTGTCTA AACAATCTCACAGGAAGAATTCCATATTGGATAGGAAATTGGTCATCTATGTATGGACTCTCTCTTGGCAGTAACAGTTTGCAAGGAAGCATACCGGATGAGCTTGGGTGTCTAAAGGGCTTGGGACTACTCATACTTGATGATAACAATCTGTCTGGTATGGTTCCTTCTTCAATCTATAATATTTCTTCCATATACACTTTTAGTGTTGCTGTGAACCAGCTGCATGGAGAGCTACTCCAAAT ACTTCAGCTTCTTGACTTTGGTGATAATGGTTTCACTGGAAAGCTTCCTGAAAGGTTTGGAAACTTGCGTGGCTTAATTAGACTGAACTTTGGCATAAACAGACTGGGAAGTGGGAAAGCTGGTGACCtgaattttctcaattcctTGGCTAATTGTACTAGTCTTGAGTCCTTGGGGGTTAGCCTTAATCGCTTTGGAGGAGAATTACCAGCATCCATGGCTAACCTTTCTACCCAACTGAAATTTCTTATTCTGGGTAGCAATTTGATACATGGGGGGATCCCTATGGGCCTTGGAAATCTTGTAAACTTGACCGCTTTGGGATTAGAAGTAAACTTTCTGACTGGCTATGTCCCTGAAGAGATTGGGAAGCTCCGGAACCTAGG GGAGGTAGTGGCAATCAAATCCCTTGCGATTTCTTTGACCATGTCTAACAACTCTCTGACTGGTTCACTACCATCTGAAGTGG GTAATGAATTCAGTGGAGAAATTCCTCAGTCTCTGGAAACATTGAGAGGCTTGGAAGAGTTGGATATTTCATGTAACAACTTATCTGGTCAGCTTCCTGAATTTGTAGGTGGATTTAGATCTCTAAAGCTTCTCAATCTTTCTCACAAGGATTTTGAGGGTGAATTGCCTAAAGAAGGAATCTTTTCAAATGCAACTG GAAAAAGACCTACTGATGACATGTTCAAAGATGATCTAAGCATTCACCAATTTGCAGCCATGGCTTCGCTTCATCAtgtcatggacatagctgacCATTCATTGCTCCTTGAAGGAAATGACAAGGATGATGTTAACATATTCGACAATGACATACAAGAAAGACCAATAATCAGATACCAGGATCGCTCCCAAGTCAACATAAAAGGATTGGAGGAATGCTTGGTGTCGGTGATACAGATTGGACTTTTATCCTCTGCATTGTTACCAAGAGAGCGGATGCTTATGGATATCACTGCCAACAAAATGAAGGCAATCAGAGACTTTATCTCAATTGAAGAAGCGGCAGCAGCCAGTAACCAA GTCGAGGACATGTAA